The sequence TTGTGGTTCTGGGCACCGTGGTGACCGACGTGTCGAGCAGAAGCCCCTGCGGTCGCAGAGGCGCACAAGATCTTCGGCGATGACGTGAATTTCATTGGTGTCGCTGGCCGCGACGAACTCGCGGCCATCAACGACTTCATCACGACGCTTGACGTGGGTTCGTTTAAACACGCAGTCGATGATGACGGAACCCTGTGGAGCTCCTACGGGATCACGACCCAGCCATCGTTCATCTTCATGGATGACTCAGGCGATATGACGACTCACGTTGGCGCTCTTGGGCTCGAAGGCCTCAGCGAGCAGCTATCAGCGCTGGCGTCCTGAAGCGAGCAACATCGAGCAGTGTTCTTTCACGATGAGCCTTGTGTTCTCTCACGGCTCGCGGGCTTCATGTCGGCTCGTCAAGAAGGAGTTCCCTTCCTGACGAAGTCCATGCGTTCATCCCGCCGTTGAGATCAACAATGTTGGTGAAGCCTGCTTCAGCAAGGTCCTGCGCCGCCGTACCCGACATCGAACCTGACCGGCAATACAAGGCCACTGGGACACTACGATTCTCAGGAAGGCCGCCATATTCGAGTATCCGTTCGAAATCGACAAAGGCATCGGTACCGTCAATGTGCCCCTCATACGGCACGTGCACATTGATCACGTCAACCTCGGGATTCTCTTGCACGTACTCTGCGAAATCTGTCGCGTCAAGTAGCCGAATCGGTTCTACACCATCGACTACACCCTCATCAGAACGACCCGCACTCGAACAGGCGGCGACGAGCACCAGAAGCCCGAGAGCAGCGAACCAAAGAAGCCTCAACCGTCGTCGGGCTGCACGCGACTTCGAGTTACTAGGACTGGCTTGCGGCATCTTCGATCTCCATATCGTTGGGGAGTGAGTCAATAGAAGGTGGGTTCAACCGCCCGGGGAGCCCTAATCCTACAGACTGTCGTCGATCAAGCGTTCCAACTCGGATTCGCGACGACAATCGAATCCCGCTGCTAAGGCTTCGAAAGCTGGGCTTGTCTGTCATGGGGCCGATCCTCCACTGCAACGAATGCAGTCAGTCAATCGTCTACGCCCAGAAGCTCACGAAGAAGGCGCCACTTCTTCTTGCCAAGGAAACCCTAGTAGTTACGCATCATGAG is a genomic window of Rhodothermales bacterium containing:
- a CDS encoding rhodanese-like domain-containing protein; this translates as MPQASPSNSKSRAARRRLRLLWFAALGLLVLVAACSSAGRSDEGVVDGVEPIRLLDATDFAEYVQENPEVDVINVHVPYEGHIDGTDAFVDFERILEYGGLPENRSVPVALYCRSGSMSGTAAQDLAEAGFTNIVDLNGGMNAWTSSGRELLLDEPT